A single genomic interval of Rhizobium leguminosarum bv. trifolii WSM1325 harbors:
- a CDS encoding phosphate ABC transporter, inner membrane subunit PstA (TIGRFAM: phosphate ABC transporter, inner membrane subunit PstA~PFAM: binding-protein-dependent transport systems inner membrane component~KEGG: xoo:XOO2464 ABC transporter phosphate permease): MTTHSGSLYRRRQIGSMIALSLCGIATVVGLVFLVWILWTTLIHGLSALSPSLVTEMTPPPGEDGGGLANAFMGSLMMVALAVIIGTPIGVLAGTFLSEFSRGKKIGEAIRFVNDILLSAPSIIIGLFVYELVVRPTSRISGFAGGIALAFIFLPVVVRTTDEMLRLVPDVMREAALSLGIPRWKVTVNILYRAASTGILTGILLAIARISGETAPLLFTALNNQYWSLDMSQPMANIPVVIFQFAMSPYEQWQNLAWAGAFVMTAIVLLLSVGSRAILNRRNAK, from the coding sequence ATGACCACTCATTCGGGTTCCCTATACCGTCGTCGCCAGATCGGCAGCATGATCGCACTGTCGCTCTGCGGCATCGCCACCGTGGTCGGCCTGGTCTTTCTGGTTTGGATCCTCTGGACGACGCTGATACACGGCTTGTCCGCGCTCAGCCCCAGTCTCGTCACGGAAATGACGCCGCCGCCCGGCGAAGATGGCGGCGGTCTCGCCAACGCCTTCATGGGCAGCCTGATGATGGTCGCTCTCGCTGTTATCATCGGTACGCCGATCGGCGTGCTGGCCGGCACCTTCCTGTCGGAGTTCAGCCGCGGCAAGAAGATTGGCGAGGCAATCCGCTTCGTCAACGATATCCTGCTTTCGGCGCCGTCGATCATCATCGGCTTGTTTGTCTATGAACTGGTCGTCCGCCCGACGTCACGCATCTCCGGCTTTGCCGGCGGCATCGCGCTCGCCTTCATCTTCCTGCCGGTCGTGGTGCGCACGACCGACGAGATGCTGCGGCTGGTTCCTGATGTCATGCGTGAGGCAGCACTTTCGCTCGGCATCCCGCGCTGGAAGGTAACGGTCAACATACTCTACCGCGCTGCCTCCACAGGTATCCTGACCGGTATCCTCCTTGCGATCGCCCGCATTTCGGGCGAAACCGCGCCGCTCCTTTTTACGGCTCTGAACAACCAGTATTGGAGCTTGGACATGTCGCAGCCGATGGCGAATATTCCCGTCGTCATCTTCCAGTTCGCTATGAGCCCCTATGAGCAATGGCAGAATCTTGCCTGGGCAGGTGCCTTTGTCATGACGGCGATCGTGCTTCTCCTCAGCGTCGGCTCCCGCGCCATCCTCAACCGCAGGAATGCGAAATGA
- a CDS encoding phosphate ABC transporter, inner membrane subunit PstC (TIGRFAM: phosphate ABC transporter, inner membrane subunit PstC~PFAM: binding-protein-dependent transport systems inner membrane component~KEGG: smt:Smal_1310 phosphate ABC transporter, inner membrane subunit PstC): MSEAMASLPATTAGVKRRDGAAGDRIFYWIVFGCGLFVLVALFTAAFSMVWDGFLAFQTFGFGFLTGMEWDPVAQRFSGLVPIYGTLVTSALAMIIGVPVSLGIAVFITEVAPRSIRGPIGGAIELLAGIPSIIYGMWGLFTFAPFMSDYVQPVLIDWLGPIPVIGALFTGAPLGIGMLTSGIVLAIMIIPFVSSVTRDVFLVVPAQLKESAYALGSTKWEVVRDIVIPHTRTAVVGGIFLGLGRALGETMAVTFVLGNTHNIAVSLMEPGTSIAATLANEFAEASDDLYRSSLSALGLILFVVTFIVLAAAKLMLVRMARQRGE; encoded by the coding sequence ATGAGCGAAGCAATGGCATCGCTGCCCGCCACAACCGCGGGCGTGAAGCGCCGCGACGGCGCCGCAGGCGATCGTATTTTTTACTGGATAGTTTTCGGCTGCGGCCTGTTTGTTCTTGTCGCACTGTTCACAGCGGCGTTCTCCATGGTCTGGGACGGGTTTCTCGCGTTCCAAACCTTCGGCTTTGGCTTCCTGACCGGCATGGAATGGGATCCGGTTGCCCAGCGGTTCTCGGGCCTAGTACCGATTTACGGCACGCTGGTCACCTCGGCGCTCGCCATGATCATCGGCGTTCCCGTGAGCCTCGGTATCGCCGTTTTCATTACCGAAGTTGCGCCGCGCTCCATTCGCGGCCCGATCGGCGGTGCCATCGAGCTTCTCGCCGGTATCCCCAGCATCATTTACGGCATGTGGGGTCTCTTCACCTTTGCCCCCTTCATGTCGGACTACGTCCAGCCGGTGCTGATCGACTGGCTAGGCCCGATCCCGGTAATCGGCGCATTGTTCACTGGCGCCCCGCTCGGCATCGGCATGCTGACGTCGGGCATCGTGCTGGCAATCATGATCATCCCCTTCGTCTCCTCGGTCACGCGCGACGTCTTCCTGGTCGTCCCAGCGCAGTTGAAGGAATCGGCCTATGCGCTTGGTTCGACCAAGTGGGAAGTGGTGCGCGACATCGTCATCCCGCACACCCGCACCGCGGTCGTCGGCGGCATCTTCCTTGGTCTCGGCCGCGCGCTCGGAGAGACCATGGCGGTCACCTTCGTACTCGGCAACACCCATAACATCGCGGTGTCGCTGATGGAGCCCGGCACGTCGATCGCTGCGACGCTCGCTAACGAATTTGCCGAAGCTTCGGATGACCTCTACAGGTCGTCGCTCTCGGCGCTCGGTCTCATCCTCTTCGTTGTCACCTTCATCGTTCTGGCGGCCGCCAAGCTCATGCTGGTGCGCATGGCAAGACAGAGGGGAGAGTAA
- a CDS encoding cytochrome P450 (PFAM: cytochrome P450~KEGG: ret:RHE_CH01585 cytochrome P450 hydroxylase protein), whose translation MMIPSFLSIDRANRHVSLDSRNPAFYGDPNAVYAALHAHCPTFYWSEQKQWFFTGYDHVNGLLRDRRFGRQILHIASREELGLAEPTPHLASFDLSERYSLLELEPPEHTRLRTLVNRAFVSRHVEKMKPELAELANRLIDGFAEKREVELLSAFADIIPVTMIARMIGIPEEMGPQLLTWSHAYVRMYMFGRTRGQEEEAERASKEFSDYVKTVIAERRAEPRDDLLTHMIHTEHKGQYLTEEELVSTTIVLLNAGHEATVHQIGNSVRTILDSGGDPAELFRDEATTERTVEETLRICAPVHIFQRWALEPAEIDGISFKRGDKVSLILAAANLDPAKFTDPLTFKPDRNEAANLSFGAGIHFCIGAPLARLELNVVLPILFERLAGLRLAKTPVVKDVYHFHGLDRLDLQW comes from the coding sequence ATGATGATCCCATCCTTTCTCTCGATCGACCGCGCCAACCGTCATGTCTCGCTTGATAGCCGCAACCCGGCTTTCTACGGCGACCCGAACGCCGTCTATGCCGCACTTCATGCCCACTGCCCGACCTTCTACTGGAGCGAGCAAAAACAGTGGTTCTTCACCGGTTACGACCATGTGAACGGACTGCTGCGCGACCGGCGCTTCGGCCGGCAGATCCTGCATATCGCCAGCCGCGAGGAGCTCGGGCTTGCCGAGCCGACGCCGCATCTTGCCAGTTTTGATCTTTCGGAACGTTATTCCCTGCTCGAACTCGAACCGCCGGAGCACACGCGGCTGCGCACGCTCGTCAACCGCGCCTTCGTTTCCCGCCATGTCGAGAAGATGAAGCCGGAGCTTGCCGAACTCGCCAACCGGTTGATCGACGGCTTCGCGGAGAAGCGTGAGGTCGAGCTGCTCTCGGCCTTTGCCGACATCATCCCGGTGACGATGATCGCCCGGATGATCGGCATCCCCGAGGAGATGGGACCGCAATTGCTTACCTGGTCGCACGCCTATGTCCGCATGTACATGTTCGGCCGTACGCGCGGGCAGGAGGAAGAGGCCGAACGGGCATCGAAGGAATTTTCCGACTACGTGAAGACGGTGATCGCCGAACGCCGCGCCGAACCGCGCGACGACCTGCTGACCCACATGATCCACACCGAGCACAAGGGCCAGTATCTGACCGAGGAGGAGCTCGTGTCGACGACGATCGTGCTGCTCAATGCGGGACATGAGGCGACCGTGCACCAGATCGGCAACTCCGTGCGCACCATTCTCGACAGCGGCGGCGATCCGGCAGAACTTTTCCGGGACGAGGCCACGACAGAGCGCACCGTCGAGGAAACCCTGCGCATCTGCGCGCCTGTTCATATCTTCCAGCGCTGGGCCCTGGAGCCGGCCGAAATCGACGGCATCTCCTTCAAGCGCGGCGACAAGGTCAGCCTCATCCTCGCCGCCGCCAATCTCGACCCGGCAAAATTCACCGATCCCCTCACCTTCAAGCCCGACCGCAACGAGGCGGCAAACCTCTCCTTCGGCGCCGGCATCCATTTCTGCATCGGCGCGCCGCTGGCGCGGCTGGAACTCAACGTCGTGCTGCCGATCCTGTTCGAACGGCTGGCCGGTCTGAGGCTGGCAAAGACACCTGTGGTCAAGGATGTCTACCATTTCCACGGGCTGGACCGGCTGGATCTGCAATGGTGA
- a CDS encoding phosphate ABC transporter, ATPase subunit (KEGG: smt:Smal_1308 phosphate ABC transporter, ATPase subunit~TIGRFAM: phosphate ABC transporter, ATPase subunit~PFAM: ABC transporter related~SMART: AAA ATPase), with protein MMLENKAFEPRPAHLATRVDKMALTGVNFYYGETHAIRDVTLSFPERQVSALIGPSGCGKSTLLRILNRIYMLYPKMRATGSVTLDGQNILDPGYSMNELRARVGMVFQKPVPFPMSIYYNIAYGIRHHERISKAEMDVRVEQVLRSAALWEEVTDKLKGSGLGLSGGQQQRLCIARAVALRPEVLLLDEPTSALDPISTAKVEELVARLKTEFTIVIVTHNMQQASRISDNTAFMYLGELVEYGPTAEIFQSPKVKRTEDYITGRYG; from the coding sequence ATGATGCTTGAGAACAAAGCCTTCGAACCTCGTCCCGCCCACCTGGCCACAAGAGTCGACAAGATGGCGCTGACCGGCGTCAACTTCTATTACGGCGAAACCCACGCGATCCGCGACGTCACCCTGAGCTTTCCCGAGCGTCAGGTCTCGGCTCTCATCGGCCCGTCCGGCTGCGGCAAGTCCACGCTGCTGCGCATCCTCAACCGCATCTACATGCTCTACCCGAAGATGCGCGCCACCGGCTCCGTCACGCTCGACGGCCAGAACATCCTCGACCCTGGCTATTCGATGAACGAACTGCGCGCCCGCGTCGGCATGGTCTTCCAGAAGCCGGTGCCCTTTCCGATGTCGATCTACTACAATATCGCCTACGGTATCCGCCACCACGAGCGCATCTCCAAGGCCGAGATGGACGTCCGCGTCGAGCAGGTGCTGCGCTCGGCAGCGCTCTGGGAAGAGGTCACGGACAAATTGAAGGGCAGTGGCCTCGGCCTTTCCGGCGGCCAGCAGCAGCGCCTCTGTATCGCGCGTGCCGTGGCGCTTCGCCCCGAGGTGCTTCTCCTCGACGAGCCGACCTCCGCCCTCGACCCGATCTCGACTGCCAAGGTGGAAGAGCTGGTCGCCCGGCTGAAGACGGAGTTCACTATCGTCATCGTCACCCACAACATGCAGCAGGCAAGCCGCATTTCCGACAATACCGCCTTCATGTATCTGGGCGAACTGGTGGAATACGGCCCGACCGCCGAGATCTTCCAGTCGCCGAAGGTCAAGCGCACGGAAGACTACATCACCGGCCGCTACGGCTGA
- a CDS encoding phosphate ABC transporter, periplasmic phosphate-binding protein (TIGRFAM: phosphate ABC transporter, periplasmic phosphate-binding protein~PFAM: extracellular solute-binding protein family 1~KEGG: xac:XAC1577 ABC transporter phosphate binding protein): MALVSLFFKSIREALHMLSNKLLSACLGAGLVAALAVSASAADITGAGSTFVYPVLSKWSADYNKQTGDKLNYQSIGSGGGIAQVKAATVDFGASDAPIKPEDLTTGGFGQFPLVVGGIVPVINVKGIKSGELKLTGKVLADIYLGNVTKWNDKAIADLNPGLKLPDSQIAVVHRSDGSGTSFNWTNYFSKVNEDWKSKVGEGTAVNWPVGIGGKGNEGVAAYVTRVKDSIGYVEYAYALQNKLPYVLIQNAAGQYPKPNAESFSAAAASAEWTKAQDFYLIMTNAPGEKAWPVTATTWAIMYKEPKDAARSKAAFAFFKWALENGQKEASALDYVPLPETLVKQIEDYWTASFKG, from the coding sequence ATGGCGCTGGTCTCGTTGTTTTTCAAATCCATTAGGGAAGCGCTTCATATGCTCAGCAATAAACTTCTTTCGGCCTGCCTCGGCGCCGGCCTGGTTGCCGCTCTGGCGGTTTCGGCGTCCGCCGCCGACATCACCGGCGCCGGCTCCACCTTCGTCTATCCCGTCCTGTCCAAATGGTCTGCGGACTACAACAAGCAGACCGGCGACAAGCTGAACTACCAGTCGATCGGTTCGGGCGGTGGCATCGCCCAGGTCAAGGCTGCAACGGTTGACTTCGGCGCGTCCGACGCTCCGATCAAGCCGGAAGACCTGACGACTGGCGGCTTCGGTCAGTTCCCGCTCGTCGTCGGCGGCATCGTGCCCGTCATCAACGTCAAGGGTATCAAGTCGGGCGAACTGAAGCTCACGGGCAAGGTTCTCGCCGACATCTACCTCGGCAATGTCACCAAGTGGAACGACAAGGCCATCGCCGATCTGAATCCCGGCCTGAAACTGCCCGACAGCCAGATCGCCGTCGTCCACCGTTCGGACGGTTCGGGCACCTCCTTCAACTGGACCAACTACTTCTCCAAGGTCAACGAAGACTGGAAGAGCAAGGTCGGCGAAGGGACCGCCGTCAACTGGCCGGTCGGCATCGGCGGCAAGGGCAACGAAGGCGTCGCCGCTTACGTCACCCGCGTCAAGGATTCGATCGGCTACGTCGAATACGCCTACGCTCTGCAGAACAAGCTGCCCTACGTTCTGATCCAGAACGCCGCAGGCCAGTATCCGAAGCCAAATGCGGAAAGCTTCTCGGCTGCTGCCGCCAGCGCCGAATGGACCAAGGCTCAGGACTTCTACCTGATCATGACCAATGCTCCGGGCGAAAAGGCCTGGCCGGTCACCGCCACGACCTGGGCGATCATGTACAAGGAGCCGAAAGATGCGGCTCGCTCCAAGGCTGCCTTCGCCTTCTTCAAGTGGGCGCTCGAAAACGGCCAGAAGGAAGCCTCTGCCCTCGATTACGTTCCGCTTCCGGAAACCCTGGTGAAGCAGATCGAGGATTACTGGACGGCCTCGTTCAAGGGCTGA
- a CDS encoding diguanylate cyclase/phosphodiesterase (KEGG: rec:RHECIAT_CH0001656 putative sensory box/GGDEF family protein~TIGRFAM: diguanylate cyclase~PFAM: EAL domain protein; GGDEF domain containing protein; CHASE4 domain protein~SMART: EAL domain protein; GGDEF domain containing protein) yields MSSNLAARHVRTQTSSIIATTVCFLVVALVLTGLMAHVVVTMTRSVNEIDDARASRAARAAVAAFVARLSGTTTDNAIWDDAYSAVSSPAAADWAYENWGKTSEDYALYDGAIVTGPDRSSIVSAYAKGKPFQPSTFFGEAFYQQINAAAAPAKAPVVNFIKTESGIALIASQAIQPFETAAEVPKFSVLSFYKEFTSEVLDTLSNEHELEGLSLETTPKPGSLNTPITDMKGAVIGYLVWPSKAPGSAVFHQVYPYVAASTVILSLFLIGVLLVGASEARRLRQLAQTARFEASHDSLSGLLNRQGLLRLLEDLESPDPSSPRLYLVDLDGFKAVNDAWGHAVGDDLIRIVSNALMTSHPEVLAAARLGGDEFALVHVGSTAREEIEEAILALFAEPFKIDGRTIEVGASIGAAARDGDISPLELLRRADMALYRAKANGKGQAVEYDPELDRERIRVAELEGLLKNAIGSGAIEAVFQPLVSASTGTVTGLEALARWKTATGNISPEIFIPLAERCGLIDALGVHMLRTSIGHAKSWPGLTLSVNVSPIQLCNPEFAAQVITILQELDFNPNRLTLEITEGVLMTNPDQARRSIDQLKRVGIKFALDDFGCGYASIGALRQFGFDRMKIDRSLVSALDETANGADILRATISLATALQIPVTAEGIENTRQAAILRDAGCDQLQGYMLGKPMSACDISSRLQEESAA; encoded by the coding sequence ATGTCGTCGAATCTTGCAGCCAGGCACGTTCGGACTCAAACGTCTTCCATCATTGCGACAACCGTCTGCTTCCTTGTCGTCGCCCTCGTATTGACTGGCCTGATGGCGCATGTCGTCGTCACCATGACCCGCTCAGTGAACGAGATCGACGATGCCAGGGCCAGTCGCGCCGCCCGCGCGGCGGTCGCAGCCTTTGTGGCTCGCTTGAGCGGGACAACGACGGACAATGCCATATGGGACGATGCCTATAGTGCGGTCTCATCTCCGGCCGCTGCGGATTGGGCCTATGAGAATTGGGGAAAAACCAGCGAGGATTATGCGCTTTATGACGGCGCGATCGTGACCGGCCCTGACCGGTCTTCGATCGTCTCGGCCTATGCCAAAGGCAAGCCCTTCCAGCCGAGCACGTTTTTCGGGGAAGCTTTTTATCAGCAGATCAATGCTGCTGCCGCTCCGGCGAAGGCGCCGGTGGTCAATTTCATCAAGACCGAAAGCGGTATAGCGCTGATCGCCTCGCAGGCGATCCAGCCGTTCGAGACCGCCGCCGAGGTTCCGAAGTTCAGCGTGCTGAGTTTCTATAAGGAGTTTACGTCGGAGGTTCTCGACACTCTCTCCAACGAACATGAACTCGAGGGGCTGAGCCTCGAGACGACGCCCAAGCCGGGATCCCTGAACACGCCGATCACCGACATGAAGGGAGCCGTCATCGGCTATCTCGTTTGGCCGAGCAAAGCCCCCGGAAGCGCCGTGTTTCATCAGGTCTATCCCTATGTTGCAGCTTCTACCGTCATCCTTTCATTATTCTTGATCGGCGTTCTGTTGGTTGGCGCATCCGAGGCGCGGCGCCTGCGCCAACTGGCGCAAACAGCTCGCTTCGAAGCGAGCCATGACAGCTTGAGTGGCTTGTTGAACAGACAGGGGCTTCTCCGCCTGCTGGAGGATCTGGAGAGCCCGGATCCTTCATCGCCGCGGCTTTACTTGGTTGACCTCGACGGCTTCAAGGCGGTCAACGATGCTTGGGGACATGCGGTTGGGGATGATTTGATCCGGATCGTCTCGAACGCGCTGATGACCAGTCATCCCGAAGTCCTGGCCGCAGCCCGGCTGGGAGGCGATGAATTCGCGCTGGTGCACGTTGGATCCACTGCACGCGAAGAGATCGAAGAGGCGATTCTGGCGCTGTTTGCCGAGCCCTTCAAAATTGACGGGCGAACGATCGAAGTTGGCGCAAGCATCGGAGCTGCGGCGCGCGATGGAGACATATCGCCTTTGGAGCTTCTTCGCAGAGCCGACATGGCGCTCTATCGTGCCAAGGCAAATGGCAAAGGTCAGGCGGTTGAATACGACCCCGAACTGGACCGGGAACGCATACGGGTCGCCGAGCTGGAAGGTCTCTTGAAAAACGCCATCGGCAGCGGCGCAATCGAAGCCGTTTTCCAGCCTCTCGTCTCTGCTTCGACCGGTACTGTCACCGGTCTTGAAGCACTGGCGCGCTGGAAAACTGCAACGGGAAACATCAGCCCGGAAATATTCATCCCTCTTGCTGAAAGATGCGGCCTCATCGATGCCCTTGGCGTCCATATGCTGAGAACGTCGATCGGGCATGCCAAGAGCTGGCCCGGTCTGACTTTGTCGGTGAATGTTTCGCCGATCCAGCTCTGCAATCCGGAATTTGCTGCCCAAGTGATCACGATCCTGCAGGAGTTGGATTTCAATCCAAACCGCCTGACACTGGAAATCACTGAGGGCGTTCTGATGACAAATCCGGATCAGGCCCGTCGGTCGATAGACCAGCTCAAGCGCGTCGGCATAAAGTTTGCTCTTGATGATTTTGGCTGCGGCTACGCCAGCATCGGTGCATTGCGGCAGTTTGGGTTTGATCGCATGAAGATCGACCGCTCGCTGGTGTCCGCTCTCGATGAAACCGCAAATGGCGCCGATATTCTTCGGGCAACCATCTCCTTGGCGACTGCTCTGCAGATTCCCGTGACCGCGGAAGGTATTGAGAATACCCGTCAGGCGGCGATCTTGCGAGACGCCGGCTGCGATCAGCTTCAAGGGTATATGCTCGGAAAACCCATGTCGGCATGCGACATATCCAGCAGGCTGCAAGAAGAGTCGGCCGCGTGA
- a CDS encoding O-acetylhomoserine/O-acetylserine sulfhydrylase (KEGG: ret:RHE_CH01577 O-acetylhomoserine aminocarboxypropyltransferase~TIGRFAM: O-acetylhomoserine/O-acetylserine sulfhydrylase~PFAM: Cys/Met metabolism pyridoxal-phosphate-dependent protein; aromatic amino acid beta-eliminating lyase/threonine aldolase) produces MAKNDPGFNTLAIHAGAQPDPTTGARVTPIYQTTAFVFNDSDHAAALFGLQAFGNIYTRIMNPTQAVLEERVAALEGGTAALAVASGHAAQVIVFHNIMRPGENFIAARQLYGGSINQFGHAFENFGWQVRWADAADPASFESQIDDKTRGIFIESLANPGGTFVDIAAIADVAHRHGLPLIVDNTMATPYFIRPIEHGADIVVHSLTKFLGGHGNSMGGLIVDGGTFDWSKSGNYPMLSSPRPEYNGMVLHATFGNFAFAIAARVLGLRDLGPAISPFNAFLILTGIETLPLRMQRHSDNAIAVAKWLKAHSKIAWVNYAGLDDDPNHALQQRYSPKGAGSVFTFGVKGGYEAGKTLVEGLELFSHLANIGDTRSLVIHPASTTHRQLTDEQRIAAGAGPGVVRLSVGIEDVKDIIADLEQALSKI; encoded by the coding sequence ATGGCCAAGAACGATCCGGGATTCAACACGTTGGCGATCCATGCCGGTGCGCAGCCCGACCCAACGACTGGGGCGCGGGTAACGCCGATCTACCAGACGACCGCTTTCGTCTTCAATGATTCCGATCATGCCGCCGCCCTCTTCGGTCTGCAGGCTTTCGGCAATATCTATACCCGCATCATGAACCCGACGCAGGCGGTACTCGAGGAGCGTGTCGCAGCGCTCGAGGGCGGAACCGCAGCCCTTGCCGTCGCCTCCGGCCATGCGGCGCAGGTGATCGTCTTCCACAATATCATGCGTCCTGGCGAGAATTTCATCGCTGCCCGCCAGCTCTACGGCGGCTCGATCAACCAGTTCGGCCACGCCTTCGAGAATTTCGGCTGGCAGGTGCGCTGGGCCGATGCCGCCGATCCGGCAAGCTTCGAAAGCCAGATCGACGATAAGACGCGCGGCATCTTTATCGAAAGCCTGGCCAATCCCGGCGGTACCTTCGTCGATATCGCCGCCATCGCCGACGTCGCGCATCGCCATGGCCTGCCGCTGATCGTCGACAACACGATGGCGACACCCTATTTCATCCGTCCGATCGAACACGGCGCCGACATCGTCGTGCATTCGCTGACAAAATTTCTCGGCGGCCACGGCAATTCCATGGGCGGCCTCATCGTCGACGGCGGCACCTTCGACTGGTCGAAATCAGGCAATTACCCGATGCTGTCGAGCCCGCGGCCGGAATATAACGGCATGGTTCTGCACGCGACTTTCGGCAATTTCGCCTTCGCGATCGCTGCCCGTGTGCTCGGCCTGCGCGATCTCGGGCCGGCGATCTCGCCCTTCAATGCTTTCCTGATCCTGACCGGCATCGAGACGCTGCCGCTTCGGATGCAGCGCCACAGCGACAATGCGATCGCCGTTGCGAAGTGGCTGAAGGCGCACAGCAAGATCGCCTGGGTGAACTATGCCGGGCTCGACGATGATCCGAACCACGCCCTACAGCAGCGCTACTCGCCGAAGGGCGCCGGCTCCGTCTTCACCTTCGGCGTCAAGGGCGGTTATGAGGCGGGCAAGACGCTGGTCGAGGGGCTGGAGCTCTTCTCCCATCTCGCCAATATCGGCGATACCCGTTCGCTCGTCATCCATCCGGCCTCGACGACGCACCGGCAGTTGACCGACGAGCAGAGGATCGCTGCCGGCGCGGGGCCTGGCGTGGTTCGCCTTTCCGTCGGCATCGAGGACGTCAAGGACATCATCGCCGATCTCGAACAGGCGCTCTCGAAGATCTGA
- a CDS encoding protein of unknown function DUF861 cupin_3 (PFAM: protein of unknown function DUF861 cupin_3~KEGG: rec:RHECIAT_CH0001655 hypothetical protein), which produces MVTMTNFLTFSIDGVEPEFGAPEADRIISGDPHFRTWNLEEAEGGLYSGIWEATPGKWRIVYEEWEYFSLLSGHSIVTEDGGEPVHLKTGDRMILRPGFKGTWEVVETTRKDYVIKV; this is translated from the coding sequence ATGGTGACCATGACAAACTTTCTCACCTTCAGCATCGACGGCGTCGAACCCGAGTTCGGCGCCCCTGAAGCCGATCGGATTATCTCCGGCGATCCGCATTTCCGTACCTGGAACCTGGAAGAGGCCGAAGGCGGCCTTTATTCCGGCATTTGGGAGGCGACACCGGGCAAGTGGCGGATCGTCTACGAGGAATGGGAATATTTCAGCCTGCTGTCCGGCCATTCGATCGTGACCGAGGACGGCGGTGAGCCGGTTCATCTGAAGACGGGTGACCGGATGATCCTCAGACCCGGCTTCAAGGGAACGTGGGAAGTCGTTGAAACGACTCGTAAGGATTATGTGATCAAGGTTTAA